A genomic segment from Spongiibacter sp. IMCC21906 encodes:
- the acpP gene encoding acyl carrier protein: MSSIEERVKKIVAEQLGVKEEDVQESASFVEDLGADSLDTVELVMALEEEFETEIPDEEAEKITTVKLAIDYIKENL; this comes from the coding sequence ATGAGTAGCATTGAAGAACGCGTCAAAAAAATTGTTGCTGAGCAGCTAGGTGTTAAGGAAGAAGACGTGCAGGAGTCTGCATCTTTCGTAGAAGACCTGGGCGCTGATTCTCTGGATACAGTAGAGCTGGTTATGGCTTTGGAAGAGGAATTCGAAACTGAAATTCCTGATGAAGAAGCTGAAAAAATCACGACTGTTAAACTGGCGATTGATTACATTAAAGAAAACCTTTAA
- the gcvT gene encoding glycine cleavage system aminomethyltransferase GcvT produces MSADSLLTTPLCNLHREQGAKMVPFAGYDMPVQYPLGVLKEHQHTRAAAGLFDVSHMGQIKVAGEGAAEALEALMPIDVIDLPVGRQRYSLLTNDAGGVMDDLMVANCDEYFHLVVNAACKTADFAHLKASLPSHITCEMLDDRALLALQGPKAREVLSRLAAAAATMTFMDTADVEVGGIPCWVSCSGYTGEDGYELSVAASQAEPLAKLLLAEAEVEFIGLGARDSLRLEAGLCLYGHELSEAISPISANLLWAISVVRRPNGARAGGYPGSEVIAADIDNGVSRKRVLLDIDGKAPVRDGCQLLDGSGAVVGEVCSGGFGPSVGKPIAMAYVDTAALDAAEPLYAAVRNKKIPVSPRKKAYVAQRYYRG; encoded by the coding sequence TTGTCTGCTGACTCGTTACTAACAACACCGCTTTGTAATTTGCACCGGGAGCAGGGCGCAAAAATGGTCCCCTTTGCTGGCTATGACATGCCGGTGCAATACCCGTTGGGCGTTTTAAAGGAGCATCAGCACACCCGAGCTGCTGCAGGCTTGTTTGATGTGTCACACATGGGGCAGATTAAAGTGGCGGGCGAGGGGGCTGCAGAGGCCTTGGAAGCCCTCATGCCCATTGATGTGATTGACCTTCCAGTGGGTCGCCAGCGCTATAGTTTGCTGACCAATGATGCCGGTGGCGTGATGGACGATTTGATGGTGGCAAACTGCGATGAATATTTTCATTTAGTGGTTAACGCCGCCTGTAAAACAGCAGATTTCGCTCATCTTAAAGCCAGCTTGCCGAGCCATATTACTTGCGAGATGCTTGATGATCGCGCATTGCTGGCGCTGCAGGGACCGAAAGCACGTGAGGTGCTGTCGCGGTTGGCGGCCGCTGCGGCCACCATGACATTTATGGATACCGCAGACGTAGAGGTGGGGGGCATTCCCTGTTGGGTAAGCTGTTCTGGCTATACCGGCGAAGACGGCTATGAACTTTCGGTGGCAGCAAGCCAAGCAGAGCCACTGGCTAAATTGCTACTAGCCGAGGCGGAGGTTGAATTTATCGGCCTTGGTGCGCGAGATTCGTTACGCCTAGAGGCTGGGCTATGCCTGTATGGTCATGAGCTCAGTGAGGCAATATCACCGATTTCGGCAAATTTACTGTGGGCTATTTCGGTAGTGCGGCGGCCTAATGGTGCTCGTGCGGGTGGCTATCCTGGTAGCGAGGTGATCGCGGCGGATATTGACAACGGCGTATCACGCAAGCGAGTTTTGTTGGATATTGATGGCAAAGCGCCAGTACGTGATGGCTGTCAGTTATTAGATGGCAGTGGCGCGGTGGTTGGTGAGGTATGTAGCGGCGGGTTTGGTCCCAGCGTCGGCAAACCCATCGCCATGGCCTATGTCGATACCGCGGCGTTGGATGCTGCGGAGCCACTTTATGCGGCTGTGCGCAATAAAAAAATACCGGTAAGCCCTCGTAAAAAAGCCTATGTGGCTCAGCGTTATTATCGGGGCTGA
- a CDS encoding TatD family hydrolase, whose amino-acid sequence MLVDSHCHLDRINLDPYDGDLAAAVDAAGQRGVDRLLCIGIDMGNAPDVIAIAERFNNIYASVGVHPLDISDDLCPEDTLLKLADHPKVVAIGETGLDYYYSSDNKAAQQQSFARHLRVSAQCGKPIVVHTRNAREDTLALIQEHGNPNVAGVLHCFTESWEMAEAAIEMGYYISFSGIITFKNAEELREVVRRVPMERLLVETDSPYLAPVPYRGKKNEPKYVVEVAECVAELKGLSFADVASQTSRNFDQLFHLGA is encoded by the coding sequence ATGTTAGTTGACAGTCATTGTCACCTCGATCGTATTAACCTTGACCCCTACGACGGTGATCTAGCCGCAGCGGTAGATGCAGCCGGGCAACGCGGTGTAGATCGTCTGCTCTGTATTGGCATTGATATGGGCAACGCCCCTGATGTGATTGCCATTGCCGAGCGCTTTAACAATATTTATGCCTCGGTGGGGGTGCACCCTTTAGATATTAGTGACGACCTCTGCCCAGAAGATACTTTGCTGAAGCTGGCCGATCACCCGAAAGTTGTGGCGATAGGTGAGACCGGTCTCGATTATTACTACAGTTCGGACAATAAAGCCGCCCAGCAGCAAAGCTTTGCCCGGCATTTAAGAGTATCCGCCCAGTGTGGCAAGCCGATAGTGGTACATACTCGAAATGCACGTGAAGATACCTTGGCACTGATACAGGAACACGGTAACCCCAATGTCGCAGGGGTGTTGCACTGCTTTACCGAAAGCTGGGAAATGGCTGAAGCCGCGATTGAAATGGGTTATTACATTTCTTTCTCAGGCATTATCACCTTTAAAAACGCGGAGGAGCTGCGTGAAGTGGTTCGTCGGGTGCCCATGGAGCGGCTTTTGGTCGAAACCGATTCACCTTATTTGGCGCCGGTGCCTTACCGCGGCAAAAAAAATGAACCCAAATATGTTGTTGAGGTGGCTGAGTGTGTGGCGGAATTAAAAGGTCTGTCCTTTGCGGATGTTGCCAGCCAAACCAGTCGTAACTTTGACCAGCTTTTCCATCTTGGCGCCTAA
- the fadB gene encoding fatty acid oxidation complex subunit alpha FadB translates to MIYQGKALRASFLDDGIAELCFDLQGDSVNKFNRLTLQELDEATQALAEEPSLKGVVVSSAKPVFIVGADITEFSETFKLSDPELREWASHANGIFNRFEDLPVPTVVAINGIALGGGFEMCLACDYRVMSSAAVVGLPEVKLGINPGFGGTVRLPRLIGCDNAMMWVATGDQKKPDAALKDGGVDAVVAPELLHEAAVDLLKGCIAGEFDYQARRDEKKSPVKLNDIERMMSFTTGKAMIAQQAGKNMPAPITAAKSMERNATFGRDDAIEVEIDHFIKLVRTPQSNALIGIFLNDQAVNKTAKSFAKSGGDVNQAAVLGAGIMGGGIAYQSAYKGTPILMKDIAEEGLNLGMKEAGKLLSKRVSRGRMTPDKMATVLGSIRPTLDYTGFDKVDVVVEAVVENPKVKHAVLAETEKHIRKDAVLASNTSTISISYLAQPLDRPENFCGMHFFNPVHAMPLVEVIRGEKTSEDTVAKVVKYALKMGKTPIVVNDCPGFFVNRVLFPYFAGFNMLVRDGVDFRRIDKVMERFGMPMGPAYLMDVVGIDTGKHAADVMAEGFPDRMQHDFKGISDLMYEAKRYGQKNGLGFYAYQEDAKGKPRKTEDETALKMAADAAEAHVEVSDEDILARMMLPMCIETVRCLDEGIVSSAADADMGLVMGIGFPVFRGGAIRYIDQMGVAAFCDMADCYADLGGLYQATESLRTMASNNSSFFS, encoded by the coding sequence ATGATCTATCAAGGCAAGGCGCTACGCGCATCGTTTTTAGACGATGGAATCGCCGAACTCTGTTTTGACCTTCAAGGCGACTCTGTTAATAAATTTAATCGACTCACGTTACAAGAGCTGGACGAGGCGACTCAGGCCTTGGCGGAAGAGCCCAGTTTAAAAGGCGTGGTGGTCAGCAGCGCCAAACCCGTTTTTATTGTCGGTGCTGATATCACTGAATTTAGTGAAACCTTCAAGCTCAGTGATCCCGAACTGAGAGAGTGGGCTTCTCACGCCAACGGTATTTTTAATCGATTTGAAGATTTGCCTGTGCCCACCGTTGTGGCAATTAACGGCATTGCTCTCGGTGGGGGTTTTGAGATGTGTCTCGCCTGTGATTACCGGGTCATGTCTTCTGCCGCCGTGGTGGGGTTGCCGGAAGTGAAGCTAGGCATTAACCCCGGATTTGGTGGCACAGTACGCTTGCCGCGTTTGATCGGTTGCGACAATGCCATGATGTGGGTGGCCACTGGCGATCAGAAAAAACCGGATGCAGCTCTGAAAGACGGCGGCGTCGATGCGGTTGTTGCCCCTGAGTTACTACACGAAGCGGCGGTAGATTTGCTGAAAGGCTGTATAGCAGGGGAGTTTGACTATCAGGCTCGTCGTGACGAAAAGAAAAGTCCGGTTAAGCTCAACGACATTGAGCGAATGATGTCATTTACCACGGGCAAAGCAATGATCGCTCAACAGGCTGGCAAGAACATGCCCGCGCCAATTACGGCAGCTAAGTCTATGGAGCGTAATGCAACATTTGGCCGTGATGATGCCATTGAGGTGGAAATAGATCATTTTATCAAGCTGGTGCGTACGCCCCAGTCCAATGCCTTGATTGGTATTTTCTTGAACGATCAAGCGGTGAATAAAACGGCAAAATCTTTTGCTAAGTCTGGCGGTGATGTTAATCAAGCTGCGGTGCTGGGTGCGGGAATTATGGGCGGCGGAATTGCCTATCAATCGGCCTATAAAGGCACGCCGATTTTGATGAAGGACATCGCCGAAGAGGGCTTAAATCTGGGCATGAAAGAGGCTGGCAAGCTGTTGTCCAAGCGCGTCTCAAGAGGGCGGATGACGCCCGATAAAATGGCGACGGTACTGGGGAGCATTCGGCCCACATTGGACTACACCGGTTTTGATAAAGTCGATGTGGTTGTGGAGGCAGTGGTCGAAAACCCCAAAGTGAAGCACGCGGTTTTAGCCGAGACCGAAAAGCATATTCGCAAAGATGCCGTGCTGGCATCCAACACTTCTACTATTTCTATCAGCTATCTGGCCCAACCACTTGATAGACCTGAAAATTTCTGCGGGATGCACTTCTTCAATCCGGTGCATGCCATGCCCTTGGTTGAGGTAATTCGCGGTGAAAAAACCAGCGAAGATACCGTTGCTAAAGTTGTTAAATATGCTTTGAAAATGGGTAAAACCCCAATTGTGGTCAATGATTGCCCCGGCTTTTTTGTTAACCGGGTGCTGTTTCCCTATTTTGCGGGCTTCAATATGTTGGTTCGAGATGGGGTGGATTTCCGCCGTATCGATAAAGTCATGGAGCGTTTTGGCATGCCTATGGGGCCAGCGTATCTTATGGATGTGGTGGGAATTGATACCGGCAAGCATGCTGCAGACGTTATGGCAGAAGGCTTTCCAGATCGTATGCAACATGATTTCAAAGGTATTTCCGATCTCATGTATGAGGCCAAGCGTTACGGCCAGAAAAACGGCTTAGGCTTTTATGCTTATCAAGAAGATGCCAAAGGTAAGCCCCGTAAAACAGAAGATGAAACCGCACTGAAAATGGCGGCGGATGCCGCTGAAGCTCACGTAGAAGTCAGCGACGAAGATATTCTCGCGCGAATGATGCTGCCTATGTGTATCGAAACGGTTCGTTGTCTCGACGAAGGCATTGTCAGCTCTGCGGCCGATGCCGATATGGGGCTGGTGATGGGGATTGGCTTCCCGGTGTTCAGAGGCGGAGCGATTCGCTATATCGATCAAATGGGCGTGGCTGCGTTTTGTGACATGGCAGATTGCTATGCCGATTTGGGCGGCCTCTATCAAGCCACCGAGAGTTTGCGAACCATGGCTTCTAATAACAGCAGCTTTTTTAGCTGA
- a CDS encoding PilZ domain-containing protein encodes MSGPQSAKNGILSLTIRDKAVLYAAYMPFIKDGGLFVPTTKPYNVGDEVFMLLNLMDETEKLPIAGRVIWITPRGAQSNRAAGIGVQFIGEDNSAHKKIEAYLAGVIESDKPTHTM; translated from the coding sequence ATGAGTGGTCCACAAAGTGCAAAAAATGGCATTTTATCTTTGACCATCAGAGATAAAGCTGTGCTCTACGCTGCTTACATGCCGTTTATAAAAGATGGCGGCCTGTTTGTGCCCACCACTAAACCTTATAATGTTGGTGATGAGGTGTTTATGCTGTTGAACCTCATGGATGAAACCGAAAAGTTGCCTATTGCCGGTAGGGTCATTTGGATTACCCCCCGAGGGGCCCAAAGTAATCGTGCTGCGGGCATTGGCGTTCAGTTTATTGGTGAAGATAACAGCGCTCACAAAAAAATTGAGGCGTATCTGGCTGGCGTTATTGAATCCGATAAACCGACCCACACAATGTGA
- a CDS encoding DNA polymerase III subunit delta': MSEALLAYPWQSDYWQTLNALQDQDRLPHAILLSGPEGIGKYRFAKAFAAYLLCEQPQAAMACGKCQSCLWCKDRQHPDFKALEPPEGKRQIAVDQVRELQSFAVQRAHREDGKKIVLIHPAESMNTNAANALLKTLEEPAEQTLLLLVSHASSRLLPTIRSRCLQYAMKVPDPAVSEAWLQKTITDSADLHRLMQESSGRPLTALALFESGGLERFKEYDQALAAMLTGKTHAVAVAETFAEHEPTAVLSWWVRRLQLLITRLVGADAEIPVPWDRLKGLDPAAIFPRLDTAQQSLAQLQRGAALNKRLLFEGILLDWQQFCHNNA, translated from the coding sequence ATGAGTGAGGCGCTGCTGGCCTATCCTTGGCAAAGTGATTACTGGCAGACTTTAAATGCGCTGCAAGACCAAGATCGCCTGCCCCATGCGATTTTATTGTCAGGTCCAGAAGGAATCGGCAAATACCGGTTTGCCAAGGCATTTGCCGCTTATTTGCTATGTGAGCAGCCCCAAGCGGCGATGGCTTGCGGAAAATGCCAGTCTTGTCTTTGGTGTAAAGACCGGCAGCATCCGGATTTTAAGGCGCTGGAGCCCCCGGAAGGTAAGCGTCAAATTGCTGTCGACCAAGTGAGAGAATTACAGAGCTTTGCTGTGCAGCGGGCTCATCGTGAAGACGGCAAAAAAATTGTTTTAATACATCCGGCCGAGAGTATGAATACCAATGCCGCCAACGCGCTGCTAAAAACCTTAGAAGAACCCGCTGAACAAACTTTACTGCTGTTAGTAAGTCATGCTTCTAGCCGTTTATTACCGACGATTCGTTCACGTTGTCTACAGTATGCTATGAAGGTACCTGATCCGGCTGTAAGTGAGGCGTGGTTGCAGAAAACCATTACTGATTCGGCTGATTTGCACAGGCTAATGCAAGAAAGCAGTGGTCGACCACTGACAGCCTTGGCCTTGTTTGAAAGTGGTGGATTAGAACGGTTTAAAGAGTACGATCAAGCCTTGGCCGCCATGCTTACAGGTAAAACTCATGCTGTTGCCGTGGCAGAGACTTTTGCAGAACACGAGCCCACCGCCGTATTGTCTTGGTGGGTAAGGCGGTTGCAGTTGTTAATCACTCGACTTGTCGGCGCTGACGCCGAGATCCCCGTGCCGTGGGACAGACTAAAGGGCTTGGACCCGGCGGCAATTTTCCCCCGGTTAGACACCGCACAACAAAGCCTTGCCCAATTGCAGCGGGGCGCAGCATTGAATAAACGCTTATTGTTTGAGGGGATTTTGCTGGATTGGCAGCAGTTTTGTCACAATAATGCGTAG
- the pabC gene encoding aminodeoxychorismate lyase — protein sequence MLSPAWVHNGVKRGELEAANRGLAYGDGLFETVLLKRGEPLWLSEHVDRLESGLKVIGIQLDRGLISSEIESELSRHQGQSAILKIIVYRKNTGRGYCPDTHVGERLLMVSAGPSENPNWHGGVKLAICQTPLATQTRLAGVKHLNRLEQVLAASELKQRRVDEGLMFTRDGKLIEATKSNVFLVNNNRLLTPVLDEAGVAGIMRDKILRYAATNGLPVAQTRLGVSDLREADEVFVCNSVFGIWPVTAIECYQKNIGPVSRQLQKEFEELFLD from the coding sequence ATGCTTAGTCCCGCTTGGGTTCATAACGGTGTCAAACGTGGTGAGCTGGAGGCTGCCAATCGTGGTTTAGCGTATGGCGATGGCCTGTTTGAAACGGTGTTGCTCAAGCGTGGCGAGCCCCTGTGGCTTTCGGAGCATGTAGATCGGCTGGAGAGTGGCTTAAAAGTTATTGGAATACAGCTAGATAGAGGTTTGATTTCATCTGAAATCGAGTCCGAGCTGAGCCGCCACCAGGGCCAGTCTGCGATACTGAAGATTATTGTATATCGAAAAAATACCGGCCGGGGTTATTGTCCCGATACCCATGTTGGGGAGCGTCTACTCATGGTCTCTGCCGGGCCGTCGGAAAACCCCAATTGGCATGGCGGGGTAAAGCTCGCGATATGTCAGACACCATTAGCCACTCAAACCAGATTGGCGGGAGTAAAACATCTTAACCGTCTTGAGCAGGTGTTGGCGGCAAGCGAACTAAAACAGCGGCGGGTTGATGAAGGCTTGATGTTTACCCGAGATGGTAAATTGATTGAGGCCACCAAAAGCAATGTGTTTTTGGTTAATAACAATCGACTGTTGACGCCGGTGCTTGATGAAGCCGGAGTGGCAGGTATTATGCGTGATAAGATTCTGCGCTACGCCGCGACGAACGGGCTACCTGTTGCGCAAACTCGCCTGGGGGTTTCCGACCTTCGAGAGGCTGACGAGGTCTTTGTCTGTAATAGCGTTTTTGGCATTTGGCCGGTAACGGCTATCGAGTGCTATCAAAAAAATATTGGCCCGGTGAGCCGCCAATTACAAAAAGAGTTTGAGGAGTTGTTTCTTGATTAA
- the mltG gene encoding endolytic transglycosylase MltG: MIKVFRVVLAGLLPLILLLLVGAWYLKGNLTTTLKIEDQAAFVLPPGTGFSAMVNQLQSQGLIESGSALKIYGRLYPPAAQIRAGEYRLNEGQTVADALAMMQAGEVVRHQLTLVEGWTLAQVIKYLEQQENLQTQTLAADASLWALLGVKEPLADSPEGLFFPDTYDFHRGDSPASILLRAYRKMLRVLEEEWQARDAGLPYESPHQALVMASIIEKETGVAYERDAIAGVFTRRLAAGMRLQTDPTVIYGLGADYRGNLRLSHLKDDSNPFNTYRHHGLPPTPIALAGREAINAALHPGDGDALFFVAKGDGTHQFSATLKAHEAAVRLYQLKRRSDYRSAPPSTIKSPTPKPALEK, translated from the coding sequence TTGATTAAAGTCTTCCGCGTCGTGTTAGCGGGATTATTGCCTCTTATTCTATTGTTGCTCGTTGGCGCTTGGTACTTAAAAGGTAACTTGACGACAACGTTGAAGATAGAAGATCAAGCCGCCTTCGTCTTGCCGCCTGGTACGGGTTTCTCGGCGATGGTGAATCAGCTGCAAAGCCAAGGTCTAATTGAAAGCGGCTCGGCACTGAAAATTTATGGTCGTTTGTATCCGCCTGCGGCGCAAATTCGCGCTGGTGAATATCGCCTCAATGAGGGCCAGACCGTAGCTGATGCCTTGGCGATGATGCAAGCTGGTGAGGTTGTACGTCATCAGCTGACACTGGTAGAAGGCTGGACTCTTGCACAAGTTATTAAATACCTGGAGCAGCAAGAGAACCTTCAGACGCAAACCTTAGCTGCGGATGCCAGCTTGTGGGCATTGCTGGGGGTGAAAGAGCCTTTGGCAGACTCCCCGGAAGGCTTGTTTTTTCCCGATACCTACGATTTTCATCGGGGCGATTCGCCAGCCTCTATTTTGTTGCGGGCTTACCGCAAAATGTTAAGAGTGCTGGAGGAGGAATGGCAAGCTCGGGATGCGGGCTTACCTTATGAGTCGCCACATCAGGCGCTGGTTATGGCCTCCATCATCGAGAAAGAAACCGGTGTGGCTTACGAACGGGATGCGATTGCTGGTGTTTTTACACGCCGCTTGGCTGCGGGGATGCGCTTGCAAACCGACCCCACGGTCATCTATGGTCTGGGCGCAGATTACCGGGGAAATTTACGGCTGTCGCATTTAAAAGACGACAGCAATCCGTTTAATACGTATCGTCATCACGGCTTGCCACCGACGCCGATTGCGTTGGCGGGACGGGAAGCGATTAATGCCGCCCTGCATCCTGGCGATGGTGATGCCCTGTTTTTTGTTGCCAAAGGCGATGGTACCCATCAGTTCTCGGCAACGCTTAAAGCCCACGAGGCGGCGGTACGGCTCTATCAGTTAAAACGACGTAGCGATTATCGCTCGGCGCCGCCGTCAACAATAAAATCGCCTACACCCAAACCGGCACTGGAAAAATAG
- a CDS encoding beta-N-acetylglucosaminidase domain-containing protein, which yields MAFQYGIVEGFYGRQWTWPQRFSLPEHMLQWGIQSYVYAPKGDVSLRSHWQDAFSTEHVQNLSQLAANFKNASLSWGLGLSPVGLQAEVKPRDMHRLADKLRSIAQLKPDSLWVLFDDLPAGNPQLAANQLRVVSAVIEQLPDTQIAVCPSYYSFDPILETLFGRRPEGYFEDLHQGLPAEVQLLWTGNKVVSDRITAEDIQSATETLGRAPLLWDNYPVNDGRKTSRFLHLAPFANRSPAIPELCSGHFSNPMNPFSLNASALSTLNPSVGLAANLGGYTGVNAAQSNNRYGLGAGISRWPKALQSLLLRDWQIFQEQGLDNIAIADKKDLIKQYQEIDHPAAVEVCQWLAEEYRFDPNCLTE from the coding sequence ATGGCTTTTCAGTATGGCATTGTCGAGGGGTTTTACGGTCGTCAATGGACTTGGCCTCAGCGCTTTAGCTTGCCAGAACACATGTTGCAGTGGGGCATTCAGTCGTATGTGTATGCCCCTAAAGGCGATGTCAGCCTGCGTAGCCATTGGCAAGACGCTTTCAGTACAGAACATGTCCAGAATTTATCTCAATTAGCGGCTAACTTTAAGAATGCCAGTTTGTCCTGGGGGCTGGGTTTGTCACCGGTGGGGCTGCAAGCCGAGGTTAAACCTCGTGATATGCACCGCTTGGCTGACAAGCTGCGCAGCATTGCCCAGCTCAAACCGGATAGCCTTTGGGTGTTGTTTGATGACCTTCCTGCGGGCAATCCGCAGCTAGCTGCCAACCAATTACGCGTGGTATCCGCTGTTATTGAACAGTTGCCGGATACTCAGATTGCCGTTTGCCCCAGTTACTACAGTTTTGACCCCATACTCGAAACTCTGTTTGGTCGCCGTCCAGAAGGCTATTTTGAAGATTTGCACCAAGGCTTACCGGCAGAAGTCCAGTTACTGTGGACGGGCAATAAAGTGGTGAGTGATCGTATTACGGCGGAAGATATTCAGTCGGCAACCGAGACCCTCGGCAGAGCCCCGCTGCTGTGGGACAACTATCCCGTTAACGATGGTCGCAAGACCAGCCGTTTCTTACACTTGGCCCCCTTTGCTAATCGCAGTCCTGCGATTCCTGAGCTATGTTCGGGTCATTTTTCAAACCCGATGAACCCGTTTTCGCTAAATGCTTCAGCGCTGTCTACACTAAACCCATCTGTCGGTTTGGCGGCAAATTTGGGGGGGTATACAGGCGTAAATGCAGCTCAGTCAAATAACCGCTATGGGCTGGGAGCTGGGATTTCCCGGTGGCCGAAAGCGTTACAGTCATTGTTGCTGCGTGACTGGCAAATTTTTCAAGAGCAGGGCTTGGACAATATCGCTATCGCAGACAAAAAGGATCTGATCAAACAATACCAAGAAATTGATCATCCTGCTGCGGTGGAGGTTTGCCAGTGGCTAGCAGAAGAATATCGCTTCGACCCCAATTGCCTTACTGAATAA
- the tmk gene encoding dTMP kinase, with translation MSQRGLFITVEGTEGVGKSSNMTLISQLLDAASQAHVLSREPGGTPLAEDIRGLLVNPREEQVATMTELLLVFAARAQHLHGLILPRLDQGEWVVCDRFTDATFAYQGAARQMGDATIAQLEILVQGELRPDLTLLLDAPVEVGMSRAGQRGKLDRFEQEKLTFFEDVRQCYLQRAAAEPSRFCVIDANRPLVEVQSDIRGIITQLIQQHRDSHE, from the coding sequence ATGAGCCAAAGAGGACTCTTTATTACCGTTGAAGGCACCGAAGGTGTTGGTAAATCCAGCAATATGACGCTGATTTCCCAGTTGCTGGATGCGGCATCTCAAGCCCATGTGCTGAGCCGGGAGCCCGGGGGCACACCGCTTGCCGAAGATATTCGAGGATTGTTGGTGAATCCGCGAGAAGAGCAGGTGGCGACCATGACCGAGCTGCTATTGGTTTTTGCGGCCCGAGCTCAACATTTGCACGGGTTGATTCTTCCCAGGCTTGATCAGGGAGAATGGGTGGTGTGCGATAGATTTACCGATGCCACTTTTGCCTATCAAGGTGCCGCTCGCCAGATGGGCGACGCCACCATTGCCCAGCTTGAAATTCTTGTGCAAGGCGAGTTGCGCCCCGATTTAACGCTGCTGCTGGATGCGCCGGTAGAGGTGGGCATGAGTCGAGCAGGACAGCGCGGCAAGCTGGATCGGTTTGAGCAAGAAAAGCTTACTTTTTTTGAAGACGTTCGCCAGTGTTATTTGCAGCGAGCTGCCGCTGAGCCCTCGCGATTTTGTGTGATAGATGCCAATCGGCCTTTGGTCGAGGTGCAGTCTGATATTCGCGGCATTATCACCCAGTTGATCCAGCAACACAGGGATTCGCATGAGTGA
- the fabF gene encoding beta-ketoacyl-ACP synthase II, which yields MARKRVVVTGMGMVSPLGNTVKQSWDNILAGKSGIAPITRFDVSQYATRFGGQIKDFDVNDFMAPKEAKRFDPFIHYGVAAAAEAMSDSGLEITEANCQRAGAAIGSGIGGVGLIENSRLIVEKSGPRKLSPFTVPGAIINMIAGVLSIKYNLQGPTVAIATACTTGTHNIGMAARMIAYGDADVMLAGGAEMATTPVGVGGFAAARAMSTRNDEPELASRPWDKDRDGFVLGDGAGMLVLEELEYAKARGAKIYAELIGFGMSSDAFHMTSPPEDGRGAYTAMNNALLDAGLNADALHYINAHGTSTPAGDVAESRAVEKLMGSAAQSIAVSSTKSMTGHLLGAAGAVEAIFSILAMRDQVAPPTINLDNVDENCPLNYVANTAQERKIDTVLSNSFGFGGTNGSLLFSRLDL from the coding sequence ATGGCTAGAAAGCGTGTTGTGGTAACAGGAATGGGAATGGTGAGCCCCTTGGGCAACACCGTAAAACAAAGTTGGGATAATATTCTTGCTGGAAAAAGTGGCATCGCCCCGATAACTCGTTTTGATGTATCCCAATACGCCACGCGTTTTGGTGGTCAAATTAAAGATTTTGACGTCAATGACTTTATGGCGCCAAAAGAAGCCAAGCGCTTCGATCCTTTTATCCATTATGGTGTTGCTGCAGCTGCAGAGGCGATGAGTGATTCTGGTTTAGAGATTACCGAAGCTAATTGCCAGCGCGCAGGGGCGGCAATTGGTTCGGGGATTGGTGGCGTCGGTCTTATTGAAAACAGCCGATTGATTGTTGAAAAAAGCGGGCCTCGTAAACTGTCTCCGTTTACTGTCCCTGGCGCCATTATCAATATGATCGCTGGCGTATTGTCTATTAAATACAACTTGCAGGGGCCCACTGTCGCGATAGCCACGGCTTGCACCACGGGCACCCATAATATTGGTATGGCCGCGCGGATGATTGCCTATGGCGATGCCGATGTGATGCTGGCGGGTGGCGCCGAGATGGCCACGACACCGGTGGGAGTGGGGGGCTTTGCCGCCGCCCGGGCAATGTCTACCCGTAATGATGAGCCAGAGCTGGCCAGTCGGCCTTGGGACAAAGATCGGGATGGTTTTGTACTGGGAGACGGTGCCGGCATGCTGGTATTAGAAGAGCTGGAATATGCCAAAGCCCGGGGGGCAAAAATATATGCCGAGTTGATTGGTTTTGGGATGAGCAGTGATGCCTTTCATATGACTTCGCCGCCGGAGGATGGCCGCGGCGCTTACACGGCCATGAATAATGCTTTGCTCGATGCGGGGTTAAACGCGGATGCGCTTCACTACATCAACGCCCATGGCACCTCGACCCCTGCAGGGGATGTGGCTGAAAGTCGCGCCGTTGAAAAATTGATGGGAAGTGCGGCGCAATCTATCGCGGTAAGTTCGACTAAATCCATGACGGGTCACTTGTTGGGTGCTGCCGGTGCAGTTGAGGCGATATTCAGTATTTTGGCGATGCGAGACCAAGTGGCACCCCCGACGATAAACCTTGATAACGTTGACGAAAATTGCCCGCTCAATTACGTCGCCAATACAGCTCAAGAACGTAAAATTGATACTGTGCTCTCTAATTCCTTTGGCTTTGGCGGCACCAATGGCAGTCTGCTCTTTAGTCGTTTGGACTTGTAG